A single Oryza brachyantha chromosome 8, ObraRS2, whole genome shotgun sequence DNA region contains:
- the LOC102706869 gene encoding tonoplast dicarboxylate transporter-like, whose amino-acid sequence MDKNGSFGESSSDDVEAPLLPPPVRGGMAKGDRPAASAAAARVRALLAHRYPAIAAGPAACAAVCALVDLGPGHGEARNMLGVLAWVFLWWVTGAVPLAVASMAPLFLFPVFGVSSSDAVAKAYMDDVISLVLGSFILALAIEHYHIHRRLALKITSLFCGDPVRPSLLLLGITGTTMFVSMWIHNTACTVMMMPVATGILQRFPRGGGSGVDDDDGAGGQEVRRFSKAVVLGVVYASAIGGMATLTGTGVNIILVGMWSAYFPEQKPITFSSWMSFGLPMALVLFLALWVTLCFMYCSKNTGKALSAYLDRSHLRRELSLLGPMAFAEKMVLAVFGGLIVLWMTRNLTDNIPGWGVLFHNKVGDGTVTIMMATLLFIIPSRKREGEKLMDWNKCKKIQWNIILLLGAGFAIADGFRTSGLTDILSEGLRFLKGSPTLVIVPVACVFSGIMTEFTSDDSTTTLVLPLFAELAKSIEVHPALLMVSSGIGAQLSYLLPTGSPSNVVGFSTGYINIKDLVTTGLPLKVVAIAALTALLPTIGPVIFGMDSKS is encoded by the exons ATGGACAAGAACGGCAGCTTCGGCGAGAGCTCGTCGGATGACGTGGAGGCGcccctgctgccgccgcccgtgAGGGGCGGGATGGCGAAGGGTGATCgcccggcggcgtcggcggcggcggcgagggtgcgcGCGCTGCTCGCTCACAGGTACCCGGCGATCGCGGcggggccggcggcgtgcgcgGCGGTGTGCGCGCTTGTGGACCTCGGGCCAGggcacggcgaggcgcggAACATGCTCGGCGTCCTCGCGTGGGTGTTCCTCTGGTGGGTCACCGGCGCcgtgccgctcgccgtcgcgtccATGGCGCCGCTGTTCCTCTTCCCGGTCTTTGgcgtctcctcctccgacgccgtcgccaagGCGTACATGGACGACGTCATCTCCCTCGTCCTCGGCAGCTTCATCCTCGCGCTCGCCATCGAGCACTACCacatccaccgccgcctcgccctcaaA ATCACGTCGCTCTTCTGCGGCGACCCGGTGCGgccgtcgctgctgctgctgggcaTCACCGGCACGACGATGTTCGTCAGCATGTGGATCCACAACACGGCGTGCACGGTCATGATGATGCCGGTGGCGACGGGGATCCTGCAGAGGttcccccgcggcggcggctccggcgtcgacgacgacgacggcgccggcgggcaggAGGTGCGGCGGTTCTCCAAGGCGGTGGTGCTCGGCGTGGTGTACGCGTCGGCCATCGGCGGGATGGCCACCCTGACGGGCACCGGCGTGAACATCATCCTGGTGGGGATGTGGTCGGCGTACTTCCCGGAGCAGAAGCCCATCACCTTCAGCTCATGGATGTCCTTCGGCCTCCCCATGGCGCTGGTTCTCTTCTTGGCGCTCTGGGTCACGCTCTGCTTCATGTACTGCTCCAAGAACACCGGAAAGGCCCTCTCTGCCTACCTGGACAGAAGCCATTTGAGACGAGAGCTCAGCTTGTTAG GTCCAATGGCTTTTGCAGAGAAGATGGTCTTGGCTGTGTTTGGG GGCCTAATTGTGCTATGGATGACTAGGAACCTAACAGATAACATCCCTGGATGGGGAGTTCTGTTCCACAATAAAGTCGGGGATGGCACAGTTACT ATCATGATGGCCACTCTGCTGTTCATAATCCCCAGCCGGAAGAGGGAGGGTGAGAAGCTGATGGACTGGAACAAGTGCAAGAAGATCCAGTGGAacatcatcctcctcctcggcgcagGTTTCGCCATTGCTGATGGCTTCAGGACGAGCGGCCTGACAGACATCCTCTCCGAGGGGCTCAGGTTCCTGAAAGGGTCGCCAACGCTGGTAATCGTGCCTGTGGCCTGCGTTTTCAGTGGCATCATGACGGAGTTCACCTCTGACGACTCAACCACGACGCTGGTGCTGCCATTGTTCGCTGAACTGGCCAAGTCCATTGAGGTGCACCCTGCACTGCTCATGGTTTCCAGCGGAATCGGGGCCCAGCTGTCATACTTGTTGCCCACCGGATCGCCGTCAAATGTTGTTGGCTTCAGTACTGGCTACATTAACATCAAGGATCTGGTGACCACTGGGTTGCCCCTGAAAGTTGTTGCAATTGCAGCCCTGACAGCCTTACTGCCAACAATAG GACCAGTGATTTTTGGCATGGACAGCAAGTCATAG
- the LOC102707144 gene encoding beta-1,2-xylosyltransferase RCN11 yields the protein MMPVRTYHNHHHSHSSHNHRLRRIIPRVLLAVFAIYAVSFALYLLRQSPVPHPSADPEHEAVAVAVSEEEDRGQVQQAAAGSQKPWPRLPSFLPWTAGSVQPPPPHSCEGYFGNGFSRLVDLLPARGGGGGWFRCHHSETLRSSICEGGRVRLDPGLIAMSRGGEPLDQVMGRAEEDELPKYEPGALQVEGAAAKRTWPLVEARFLDAYVPAGGIGMHTMRSLLDSARVVPPGELHCSQWVEEPTLLVTRFEYANLFHTITDWYSAYVSSRVTNLSNRPNVVFVDGHCKAQLEQTWEALFSNVTYVKNFSGPVCFRHAVLSPLGYETALFKGLSESFSCEGASAESLRETPDHQKTARLSEFGEMILASFDLLRDNILSAKTSNGLNVLFVRREDYLAHPRHSGKVESRLSNEKEVYEAIESWAKGQKCKINVINGLFAHMNMKEQLRAIQEASVVIGAHGAGLTHLVSAAPDTKVLEIISSMYRRPHFALISHWKSLEYHAINLPGSYAGVTDVINKLSNILKGLGC from the exons atgATGCCCGTACGCACCTACCATAACCACCACCACAGCCACAGCAGCCACAACCATCGGCTCCGCCGCATCATCCCccgcgtcctcctcgccgtcttCGCCATCTACGCCGTCTCCTTCGCGCTGTACCTCCTGCGCCAGTCGCCAGTGCCACACCCTTCCGCTGACCCCGAGCACGAAGCCGTAGCCGTAGCCGTGTCGGAGGAAGAAGACCGTGGGCAGGtgcagcaggcggcggcgggctcccAGAAGCCATGGCCTcgcctcccctccttcctcccgtGGACAGCCGGATCGgttcagccgccgccgccgcactccTGTGAGGGGTACTTCGGGAACGGGTTCTCCCGCCTCGTGGACCTGCTCCCCgcgcggggcggaggcggcgggtggTTCCGGTGCCACCACAGCGAGACGCTGCGCAGCTCGATCTGCGAGGGCGGGAGGGTGCGGCTCGACCCGGGTCTCATCGCGATgtcgcgcggcggcgagcctcTCGACCAGGTGATGGGCCgcgccgaggaggacgagcTGCCCAAGTACGAGCCCGGCGCGCTGCAGGTGGAGGGGGCGGCAGCGAAGAGGACGTGGCCCTTGGTGGAAGCGCGGTTCCTCGACGCCTACGTGCCGGCCGGCGGGATCGGGATGCACACGATGAGGTCGCTGCTCGACTCAGCGCGCGTCGTGCCGCCCGGTGAGCTACACTGCTCGCAG TGGGTTGAAGAACCAACACTTCTAGTAACTCGGTTTGAATATGCAAACCTTTTCCATACAATTACGGACTGGTACAGTGCATATGTCAGTTCCAGAGTCACAAATTTATCTAACCGCCCTAATGTGGTCTTTGTGGATGGACATTGCAAG GCACAACTGGAGCAAACATGGGAAGCACTTTTCTCAAATGTGACATATGTTAAGAATTTCTCTGGCCCTGTTTGTTTTCGACATGCAGTTCTTTCACCATTAGGCTATGAGACTGCCCTATTTAAGGGGCTTAGTGAGAGTTTTAGCTGTGAAGGTGCTTCTGCTGAGTCCCTTAGAGAAACACCTGACCACCAGAAAACTGCAAGGTTATCTGAATTTGGTGAGATGATTTTAGCTTCTTTTGATCTTCTGAGGGATAACATATTGTCAGCCAAGACATCAAATGGACTCAATGTGCTCTTTGTTCGGCGAGAGGATTACTTGGCCCATCCACGGCACAGTGGAAAGGTTGAATCGAGACTAAGCAACGAGAAGGAGGTATATGAGGCAATTGAGAGCTGGGCAAAAGGTCagaaatgcaaaataaatgtCATCAATGGTCTTTTTGCCCACATGAACATGAAGGAGCAACTCCGTGCTATCCAGGAAGCTTCAGTAGTAATAGGAGCACATGGGGCTGGTCTAACACACTTGGTTTCAGCTGCCCCAGATACAAAAGTTCTGGAGATCATCAGCAGCATGTATCGGCGCCCTCATTTTGCATTGATCTCACACTGGAAGAGCTTAGAATATCACGCCATAAATCTCCCTGGATCATATGCAGGAGTCACTGATGTTATTAATAAATTGAGTAATATACTGAAAGGTCTTGGATGCTGA
- the LOC102712468 gene encoding zinc finger protein WIP2-like yields MEDPYTSFFKNPYYYYCTSASFPGQPAAAAAAHLPPPLPSYSALYPAGGGGGAHHHQSYSYPAAFFQPTMPVQHQQQVDSTPPSPPLREALPLLSLSPTRGAASRRARRGGVVDAAADSDSDDDDGDGGCCYLQEGAGSTATPAARVPLFADLNCMPSCCGDDDDGGGDPMDVEAGTSADVDAAVALRIGLPAGGGTEADLLSGLSGRAGAGVEHEDDEEDCKVDGGGSGGDDEIVPLGFPSTPIGKLNKGQYWIPTPSQILIGPTQFSCPVCFKTFNRYNNMQMHMWGHGSQYRKGPESLRGVQPTAMLRLPCYCCAAGCRNNIDHPRARPLKDFRTLQTHYKRKHGLKPFLCRKCGKAFAVKGDWRTHEKNCGKLWYCLCGSEFKHKRSLKDHARAFGHGHAAGFSFDDDDDGAVSDIDHDSYSAAAARASASSSLPRSSGHC; encoded by the exons ATGGAAGATCCATACACTAGCTTCTTCAAGAACccttactactactactgcacGTCGGCTTCTTTCCCCGGCCAAcctgccgccgctgcggcggctcacctccctccgccgctgccgtcttACTCCGCTCTGTAtcctgccggcggcggcggcggcgcgcaccaTCATCAGTCGTACTCGTACCCGGCTGCCTTCTTCCAGCCGACGATGCCGGtgcagcatcagcagcaggtTGAcagcacgccgccgtcgccgccgctgcgggaAGCGCTGCCCCTGCTGTCGCTGTCGCCCACTCGTGGGGCGGcctcccgccgcgcgcgccgcggcggcgtcgtggatgcagcggcggactcggactccgacgacgacgacggcgacggcggctgctgctACCTGCAGGAGGGGGCCGGGTCGACGGCCACCCCGGCCGCGCGTGTGCCGCTCTTCGCCGACCTCAACTGCATGCCCTCCTgctgcggcgacgacgacgacggcggcggcgacccgaTGGACGTCGAGGCTGGGACATCGGCGGACGTCGACGCCGCGGTCGCCCTGCGCATCGGcctgccggccggcggcggcacggaggCCGATCTCCTCTCCGGGCTCTCCGGCagggccggcgccggcgtcgagcatgaagacgacgaggaggactgCAAggttgacggcggcggcagcggcggcgacgacgagatcgTGCCGCTAGGGTTCCCGTCGACGCCGATCGGGAAGCTGAACAAGGGCCAGTATTGGATCCCCACGCCGTCGCAGATCCTCATCGGCCCAACCCAGTTCTCCTGCCCTGTCTGCTTCAAAACCTTCAACAGATACAACAACATGCAG atgCATATGTGGGGGCACGGGTCGCAGTACAGGAAGGGGCCGGAGTCGCTGCGCGGGGTGCAGCCGACGGCGATGCTCCGGCTGCCGTGCTACTGCTGCGCGGCGGGGTGCCGGAACAACATCGACCACCCGCGGGCGCGGCCGCTCAAGGACTTCCGGACGCTGCAGACGCACTACAAGCGGAAGCACGGGCTGAAGCCGTTCCTGTGCCGCAAGTGCGGCAAGGCCTTCGCCGTCAAGGGCGACTGGCGCACCCACGAGAAGAACTGCGGCAAGCTCTGGTACTGCCTCTGCGGCTCCGAGTTCAAGCACAAGCGCTCCCTCAAGGACCACGCCCGCGCCttcggccacggccacgccgccggcttctccttcgacgacgacgacgacggcgccgtctCCGACATCGACCACGACTCCtactctgccgccgccgccagggcttccgcctcctcctccctgccgCGCTCATCCGGccattgctag